CTCAGACCGGGCCGCCACGACGGAGGGCACTCCGGAGCTGGACGCGTATAACGACTACCTTCAGCAGCTGGCCCGCCGGCCGGAACGCCGCCGGTGATCCTCACCGCCCCTGCCCCGGTCTTGCCGGTTGCTCCGGACGAGATGAGTGGTCTATGGGCTTCCCGTGCGACTTATCCGGCCGCGTCTCCAGCCTGCGCGCAGGAATTCACTCGCCGGGACGGGTAGGGCGCGGCGTTCTTCGTTCTTAGTCAGGACGCCGTGCCATCACCGGCTCTACGGGTGCGCCCGAGGGCCTGACGGATTCCTCCTCCGTTGCCGGTTCGCGGTAGGCGAGGAGGCGGAGGGCGTTGGCGACGACGAGCAGGGTGGATCCTTCGTGGATCAGGACGGCGAGGCCGATGCCGATGGTCCCGGTGATAGTTGCCGGGATCAGGACAGCAACGACCCCCAGGCTTGCCCAGAGGTTCTGGCGGATGATCCGGCTGGAGCGCCGGCTGAGGTTCACGGCGAAGGGGAGCCGCTCGAGGTCATCTCCCATGAGCGCGACGTCGGCGGTTTCCATGGCCACGTCCGAGCCGGCGGCGCCCATGGCGATCCCGACGGTGGCATTCGCCATCGCGGGTGCGTCGTTGACGCCGTCGCCGACCATGGCGACCTTGTGTTCCCTGGTGCGCAGCTCGATCACTGCCTTGACTTTGTCTTCAGGCATCAGGTCACCGCGGGCCTCGTCGAGTCCGAGTTGTCCGGCGACGGCGTCCGCTACGGTCTGGTTGTCTCCGGAGAGCATGATCATGTGACGGATGCCGGCCTGGCGCAGCCGGGAAACGACCTGTTGCGCGGAGGCGCGGGGGGTGTCCATGAGGCCGAGGACGCCGAGGTACCGGGTCCCCCGGCGGATGACCATGGTGGTCCGCCCGGATGCCTCGAGCCGGGCTGTCGATTCCGTGATTTCCGCAGGTAACGGTGCGCCGCCGATCTCGCTGAAGAGCCGTTGCTTGCCGATATGGATCTCTTCACCGTCGATCAGGGCGCTGACGCCGCGGCCGGTAATGCTGGCGGCCGCACCGGCCTTGAGCAGCGGCGTCCCGTCGAGCCGGGCGCGCGCGGCCTGCACGATGGCGGCGGCCAGCGGGTGATCGCTCTGTGATTCGACGGCGAGGGCGACGCTGAGCAGTTCGGATTCCGTGACCCCGTCGACGGGTTCGACGTCGGTCATTTCCGGTTTGCCCTCGGTGAGGGTTCCGGTTTTGTCGAAGGCTATCGCGCGCAGGGTACCGAGGTTCTCCAGCGCGCCGCCGCCCTTGATGAGCAGGCCGCCGCGCGCGGCCCGGGCGAGCCCGCTCAGGACAGCACTCGGGGTCGAGATTGCCAGAGCGCAGGGACTGGCGGCGACGAGAACCGCCATGGCGCGGTACAGGGTGGCGGAGAACGGTTCGTCAATGACGAGGCCGGCGAACAGCAGCACGACGACCAAGGTCAGGACCGCGGGTACGAACACCCGCTGGAACCGGTCGGTGAAGCGCTGGGTGGGTGAGGTCTGGGCCTGGGCTTCGCTGACCATCCGCACGACCCGGGCGAGCGTGGAATCCTTGGACAGCCGGGTGACCTCGATTTCCAGGACGCCGGGCCCGTTGACGGTGCCGGCGTAGATCCGGCTTTCCGCGGGGATGTCCTGGCCGCTGCGGGGCGTTCCCGGGTTGATCGGGGTCTTGTCCACCGGGATGCTCTCGCCGGTCACGGCGGCCTGATCGACGCTGCTGTGGCCGACAGTGACGAAACCGTCGGAGGGGATGCGGGTGTTCGGTTTGATGATGACCGTGTCGCCGAGCCGGAGCTGTCCGACCGGGATTTCCTGCTCAGTTCCGTCGCGCTTCACGACCGCGGTGGCGGGGGCGAGTTCGGCCAGTGCCTGGATCGCCCGCCGTGCCCGGCCCATGGCATAGCTTTCCAGGGCGTGTCCGATGCTGAACAAGGCCAGCAGCAGGGCGCCCTCGGCCAGGTCCCCGAGCACGGCCGCGCCGGCGGCCGCGACCAGCATCAAAAAGTCGATTTCGAACCGTTTGGCCATCACCGTCTGGATGGCTTCCTTGAGCGTGTAGTAGCCGCCAAAGAAATACGCCGCGATGTACAGGGCCGTCGAGACGGCGTCCGGCACCGCAGGGCTCAGCCCGAGGAAGAAGCCCGTCGCGAGCGTCAGGGCGCACAGCACGGCGAAGATCAGTTCGCTGCGCTCCCCGAAGATCCCGCCGTGCTTATGGTCATGATCTTGATGCTTTTCATGCGCTTGGGCCTCCGGAACGGCAGCTGCGGCGCCGCCGGGCTCAGCGGCCTCAGGGCCTTCTGCGGCGCGGGGCCGGCTGGTGCGCGGTGGTGTCCCGAAGCGCTCCAGCAGGTCCACGATCGCCGGATCCGAGGTTTGGTCGGCGAAGTATTCGACCGCGACGGAACCTGTCGGAGAGACGTGGGCTTCGGCGATCCCGGCAGTGTTGCGCAGCCGCTGTTCCAGCAGCTGGGCCCGGGCGGGCCGTGACACGCCGTCCACGTCGAGGCTGAGGTGTCCGAAGTCGCTGTCGACCCGGGCACCCAGGGACAGGGCGAGTTCCCGGATGCGTTGCAGGCTGATGATGTCGGGTTCGAAATGCACGCACAGCTGCGCCGCGGCTTCCCCTTCTTTGACGTGGGCGCTGATGACGCCCTCACGGGCCTGCAGGCCGACGGTGAGGCGCCGGACGCAGGCATCCTTTTCGTCCAGCGCCTCGGGAAGCACTGTGTTCAGGTCAAGTTGTGTGTCGGTGGCCATGGGTGCCGTTCTTGGATTCGGGACACGAGGTCCGCTGCGGATGGAAAACCGGGGCGTGTCAGGTCTTACCCGAAGAGGTCCCCGAGGAATCCGCCGCGCTTGCGGCCATCGTGCCTGTCCCCGTGGCCGGAACCGCGGCCGTCGTGGCCACCGTGATGGCCCTCCCTGCGGTCAGAACCTTGCGGCTGGCCGAATCCCGGGCCGGGGGCCGGTGGTGCGTAGAAGGAGCTTTCGGCATCTATCAGGGACTCCAGTTCGCCGCGGTCCAGGAAAATGCCGCGGCACCCGGTGCATTGATCGATGACGATGCCGTTGCGTTCGTAGGGGCGCATTTCTGCCCCGCATTTGGGGCAGGTCAGAGCGGCGGGTAAAACGTTCATGAGGGCTCCTGATGGATAGGGTGCATGGCTGGTTCGGAACCGGCCGGGACGGCTGAGCTGGTGGCCGGAGAGTGGCCGACGTGAGTGATGGCCAAATCAAGAAGCATCCTGACGTGGCTGTCATCGAGCCGGTAGAAAACGTGTCGGCCCGCGCGGCGGCCCGCAACGACGCGCTGCGCCCGCATGAGCCGAAGTGCCTGGCTCACCGAGGATTCACTGAGCCCGCTCACCGAAGCCAGATCATGGACACAGACCTCACCTGCTTCAAGCAAAGCGGCCAGAATCCGGATACGGCCGGGGTCGGCCATCAGCCGGAACACCTCTGCGAGGCGCACCACGTCGGCCGCGGACGGCAAGGAATTACGGAGGGCATCGACACTCGCTACTTCGCCGGCCAACCGGGGCCCGGACACCCCGTGGGGGCTTCGAAGAGGCCGAACATGAGTGTTCATATGAACACATTATCATTTGTTCAGATATTAGCCATGGGACAGGATCTATCAACGACCGGGTAAGAGTGGGGCGTGGCGGACCAGGCGGTTGAAGATCGCGTGGTCGGGGGATGCAGAGGTGCCCGGATCCCTAGGCAGCCTAGAGGCCGGCCATGACATAGATGGTGAGGAAGCCGAGGAAAAACATGGCGCCCAGGAAGGCGGTTTCGGCGTGCTCGTGGGCCTCAGTCAGTAGTTCCTCGACGACCAGGTACAGGAGTGCGGCGGCACCGAAGGCAAGTACCAGAGCCAGGGTTTGGTTGCTGGTACCGCCGAGGGCAGCCGCTCCACCAACGGCTCCGACGCCCGTGAGCAGGCCCAGACTGCTGGTCGTGGCTACCGCCCGGGTCTGCGACAGGCCGTTCCGGGTCAGGTTGATCGTGACGGACAGGCCTATGAAGAGTATTTCGATGGTCAGAGCAATCGTCAGGATCAGGCCCTGTCGCGCACCGAGCGACGCCCCCAGGCCGACGAGGATGCCGTCCAGGAGCAGGTCGATTCCCACGGCCGCGAGCAAGCCCACCGGCAGCCCGGACCCGGGCGTTTCCTGCTTCTTCTCGAGCCGCCGGCCGAGCGCGCCAAGAGTCAGCATGACCGCCGTGCCAGCAACGAACCCGGTGATGGCCCAGGGCAGGCTTCCTTCGTTCCGCAGGTCTGGAAGCACCTCACCGGCCAGTGCTGCCATCACGACCCCCGCGGCGAAATGCTGGACAGCGCTGGTGGTCTTCGGGCCCGGGGGACGCAGAACGGCGACGACGGAGCCGATGATGGCCGCCGCCACGGGGAAGGCCACAAAAACTGCGGCATCGGCAACGGCCGCTGATGTTCCTGTCATGATGTCATCTCCCGAAGCTTGTGCCATGTGACCGAGGCGTGGGTTTGATGATGGAGCGGCTGGCCCGAGAGGGCCTCCATCCGAGGTACGGCGCGCACGGTGGCATCACCACCAGCGAGACCAGTCCACGATGGCAGGGTACCTTCCCCTTTCGCCGGCAGGGGCCCATTCCGCGGTCTTTTGAGCAATATCGGACAATCATGATTTGGCTCGCCCCTCAGAGGGGTCGTCCAGGCTTCGGCTGCTGCGGTGATTGGCGCTTTCAGGGTGCTTTCGACGAAATGCCCAGAATTCGGGCGATGACCTGACCCTGCTTGTCCAAAACGCGGGTCGCAGGGACAGCCCGCGGGAGGACGAACCGGGTCATCGACGGCAGGATGCCGCCAACATTGTCATCAAAGCTGAGGGAAGCCCGCGGAGAAGGTCCGTTCGAAGGCCACTGCGGTCGGGCGTCGTCGCGGGCATTGACCCCGTAGAACTGAACGCCCTCGTCTTTGGAATCCTTATGGATGCGGACAGGTCCGGCGGCTCGGCACGGCCGGGACTGCAGGCTACATGCCGGACGTTCAGCAAAACGACCTTGCCGGCCCGGGCCTCGGGGAGATTGCTTCCCGCTGAATAGCCGGCAGCCGAGGGAAATGTTGGCGCCCCTGGATTCCTGCGGGTATTCGCTGACGGAGCCGACTCCGGCGATGTACTTCTTGTTGTGACCCCGCCCGCGCCCGATCGGGAAGGTCATCCTGTGCTCCGCAGCCTGCCAGTGCGATTGCGGCTGTCCCGGCCCGGGGCCGGCCCTGCGGTGAGCAATTTGACCGGGTCAACTGATCGTATGAAGATATTCACAGTCCTTTAATTCTACCGGCCGTAGAACAACTCGCACCAGCCCGGGTACTCACGGGGCCAGATTGTCACAGAATTGTAACGGAAGGCCTTTGGTTGTAACGTTGATTCAGAATTTCCTGTACTAAAACTTCCGATACCGCTTCCCGGGCGGGCCGCCTGCCACGGGTCACGCATGAGCGTGCGCGATTCGCCGGGCCCGGGGCAGCTTTACTTGCCGCGGCCGTCGATCGCAGGCGACCCGAAAGGATCCCCGTGCCAGTTCCTTCCCGCCGCGGACGCCGCATGGCGACACCGAACGACCGCCGGCGCCACCGGGCCGCCCCTGCCGCGGCAGGACGCCACTTCACACGCGGCGCCGAAGCCAGGCCCGTTGTCCGCGGGTGGATCCCCGGCGCGTCAGCGATGGCGGCAGCGGTGCTGCTCGCTGCCGGCCTCCCTGCCGCCCACGCCCAGCTCGGACATGAAATATCCGGACCGGCAGCTGCGCAGGAGGCACCCGAGACAGCAGGCCCTGGCGTCGAAGCATCCGCTGCGGCCACCCTCACCTTCCCCAGGACAGACGTCACCACCATCGCCGCGCCCGCCCAAGTAGCGGCAGTTGTTTCCTCGGCCCCGGCTTCCAAGGGCCTGGGCGCTCCCTTGGCCGCCATGTCGGTCACCTCTCCCTTCGGGCTCCGCACCAGCCCCATCACAGGCGGACCCGGGGAATTGCACACCGGCCTGGACCTGCAGGCAGCCTGCCGGACGGCCGTCTTCGCCGCCGGAGCGGGCACTGTCGTGGAGGCCGGCTGGTCCCCCAACGGCGGCGGCAACCGGATCGTAGTAGATCATGGCAACGGCATGAAAAGCACCTATAACCACCTCTCCTCCATCGAGACAACCATCGGGGCTGACGTGGCCCGGGGTCAGAGGCTCGCCGGAGCCGGAACGACAGGCAACTCCACCGGCTGCCACCTCCACTTCGAAGTCGTGCGCAACGGGCTCACCGTCGACCCCCGAGGCTGGATACAACCATGACCGACAATTGGTCCGAACCACGCGCCGGGACGCCGCGAAGACACCCGGCAGGAACATCGGAGCGTCTCCACCAACGCCTCTGGATCATCTTCGTGGCCGTCACGCTCCTCACCGCCGCAGCCTTCTTCGCCATCGGCCGGCTGTCCGCCGGACCCAAGGCCGTGCCGGACACCGGTGCGGACGCCGGGTTTGCCCGCGACATGCAGGCACACCACGCCCAGGCGGTGGAGATGGCGCTGTTGATCCGGGACAAATCGGGCAACGAGGAAATCCGGGCAATCGCCTACGATATCGCCACCACGCAGCAGCACCAGAACGGCCAAATGTTTGCCTGGCTCCAGGACTGGGGTCTATCCCCGTCAGGACCGACGCCGCCGATGGCGTGGATGCGGGCAGGAGGCGGCACCCATCAGGGTGCCACGCACACCGGGCAGGGTACCGCCGAAGGAACCATGGAAGGGATGGCCACGCCCGACCAGATGCAGGCACTGCGCAACGCGGCCGGGCCCGAGGCCGACCGGCTCTTCGCGGACCTGATGATCCGGCACCATCAGGGCGGGGTCGCCATGGCCGGAGCCGCCGTCGGACTTGCCGAGACCGCCCGGGTCAGGGACTTCGCCGCCCGGATCCTGGAAGCCCAGACCACGGAAATCACTGCCCTTCAAGAGCTGCGCGCCACACTGTAACCACTGACTCCGAAGAAAGCGAGAAAGCCCCATGGCTGCACCGAGGAAGGCGTCCGAGGAACGCACGGCGATTCTCAAGGCGCTGCAGGCCAAGCAGCGCGCTGCCCGGAGACGGCGGGCCTGGCTGATCTACGGCACCGGCGCGGTGCTGGTCGGCTCCATCATCGCGGCGGTGACCTTCGTGGTCGTCGGCGAGGTCCGGCAGCGCGAAGAGACCAAGGCAGCGGATTCCCGTCCGGTGGAAGGCGAGCAGGACTACCCCGACCAGTCCAGGAACCACACCCGCGAACCCGTCAACTACCCGCGGACACCGGCCACGGGCGGGGACCACGCCCCGGTGTGGACGAACTGCGGCATCTATACGGCCCCTGTTAAGCAGACCCAGGCCGTGCACTCCCTCGAGCACGGCGCCGTGTGGCTCTCCTACCGGCCGGATCTGGCAAAAGACCAGATCGCAGAGCTAACCGACCTCGCCGGCACGCAGGACTACCTCTTGCTCAGCCCGGTCACCGATCAGGCCTCCCCGGTGACCGCCACCGCATGGGGAAAACAGCTCTCCACAGACAACGCGGCAGACGAGCGCCTGGCGGCCTTCATCACGAAGTACCGGCAAGGCCCCCAAACCCCTGAGCCCGGCGCAGTTTGCACCGGCGGCGTCCAGGGCTGACCCGAAACGCTCCACCCAGCTAACTGCGCCGTCGGGGCAAGCAGCCGCGACCAGAGCCATCGAAGGGCAGCGACCGCGCGCCGAGCGCCTACGACGGCGTAGTCAACGCCCTGGCAGACGAGATGGATACCCGGAACCTTATCGCGTCGTCGGCATGCTTATCGGCGCTGCAGCGCCAATCCATCGTCCTTGCCGATTCCGGATCTTTGACCCATCGGTGATTGCGGAAACTTGGTTGACCGGGCTTCAATTGCCGTATTTAAATGCTCAGGTGTTGCGACGATGGTTCGAATGCACCCTTATCATCGCAATCGGTGGCGATCGTTTCTGCCGTCCGGCGTATCCCGGCGCGGCTCGGGAGGGCGCCCGTCAGTGTGGGTTTCAACGGCGCCGACTTTGCCGGTTGTTCCGGGGATCGCTTCGGACCGTGGCCGGGATCTCAGGACCAGGAAGAGCCCGAGGCCGGCAAGAAAGAGCAGACCGGAAACCCAGGTGTTCACGCGCAGCCCCATGATCGTGTTGGCATAGTCAGAGCGCATCAGCTCGAAGGCAAAGCGGCCGGCTGTGTAGAAGACGATGTAGAGGGCGAACACCGATCCGGCGCCGAGCTTGTACCTGCGATCCAGGAGCATCAGCAGCGACGCGGCGGCCACGCACCACAAGGACTCGTAGAGAAACGTCGGCTGGAAGTATCCAAGGACCTCCGGGGTGCCATCGGCAGCGGTCACCGCCTGGCCGGTGGCCGGGTTCATTGCGTGGATCTGGAGTTTCCACGGCAGAGCCGTCGGCTCCCCGTAAAGCTCATTGTTGAACCAGTTACCCCAGCGGCCCAGTCCCTGTGCCAGGAGCAGCCCCGGGGCGGCAGCGTCCGCGAATGTTGCCAAGCGGACGCCGGCCCGTCGTGCCCCGATGGCGGCGCCGACAAGGCCGAAGGCGACGGCGCCCCAGATTCCGAGCCCGCCTTCCCAGATTCGGAAAGCCCCCCACGGATCCTTCCCCGGCCCGAAATACAGCTGGTTATCTGTAATGACGTGATAGATCCTGCCACCGATGATGCCGAACGGAACGGCCCACACGATGATGTCCAGGGCCTGCGCAGTTGTACCGCCCCGGGCCCGGAGACGGCGGGCACTGAGCCAGGTCCCCAGAACGATGCCTCCCAGGATGCAGAGCGCGTAGAAGCGTATGGTCAGCGGCCCGAGTTCGAAAGCGCTGACCGTCGGCGACGGTATGAAGAAGTCCGGCAGTGCTGAAGCTCGCAAGGAACCCGTCCCTTAGATAGGAGAAGCGGGCCATGATGCCCTTCTAGATGGTATGCGCTACCACATTGGATGAATGGTCGCCAGGCATGGATCCGTCAGTCCACCGCGAGTGCCCCCCGCCAGCCTGTCTGCGTCCCGCCTCGGCCCTCACACTTCGCGCTGAGGACCTTTCAGGGGTGGCTTGTGAAAAAGTGAAATATCCGACGTTAAGGTTTTGCCGGGCGGCGTAGTGGCCTGTATTTGCCGGGTTTGATCTGGTTGGCGCGGGGCCAGGTGTAGTCGCCGGTGAGGTTGATGTGTTCCCAGCCCAGGGGTGAGAGGAACCGCAGCAGGTCAGGGTCCGTGGCGTTCCCGTCCTTATTGAGGGTGGTGATGGTGCGGTCGAGGTAGACGGTGTTCCAGAGAATAATGGCCGCGGTGAGAAGGTTCAGTCCGCTGGCGCGGTAGCGTTGCTGTTCGAAGGAGCGGTCGCGGATTTCGCCGAGGCGGTTGAAGAAGACGGCCCGGGCGAGGGTGTTCCGGGCCTCGCCCTTGTTCAGGCCGGCCGTGACTTTGCGGCGCAGGCCGGGGTTCTGGAGCCAGTCCAGCAGGAAGAGGGTCCGCTCCAGTCTGCCCAGCTCCCGCAGCGCGAGTGCGAGCCCGTTCTGGCGCGGGTAGGCGCCGAGTTTTCGCATCATCAGGGACGCGGTCACGGTGCCGGTCTTGATGGACGCGGCGAGGCGGAGGATTTCATCCCAATGCAGGGCAATCATTTTCGTGTTGATGGTCCCGCCGATCAGCGGCGCCAACGTGGCAAGTCCCGGATCGGTGGTAGGTGTGTAGAGACGGGTGTCGCCGATGTTGCGGATCCGTGGGGCGAACCGGTACCCGAGCAGGTGCATAAGAGCGAAGAGGTGATCGGTGAATCCGGCCGTATCCGTGTAGTGCTCCTGGATCGCCAGGTCGGACTCGTGGTAGAGCAGCCCGTCCAGGACGTAGGTCGCGTCGCGGTCGCCGACGTTGACGAGCTTGCTGTGGAAGGGCGAGTACTGGTCCGAGATGTGTGTGTAGATCAGCCGGCCGGGCTCGGCACCGTACTTGGGGTTCACATGCCCGGTGGATTCGGCTTTGCTGCTGGCACGGAACCGCTGCCCGTCCGATGAGGAGGTGGTCCCGTCGCCCCACTGTGCGGCGAAGGGGTGTCCGTGCTGGGTGTTCACCAGTTCCGCCAGAGCGGCGCTGTAGGTTTCGTCCCGGATGTAGGAGGCCTGGTGGCGGTCCAGCTGGGCGTAGCTGACGCCGGTGCATGACTCGGCCATCTTCGTCAGGCCCAGGTTGATTCCGTCCGCGAGGATGGCGGTGAGAAGAAGTTGCTTGTCTTTGGAGGGCTGGCCGGATTTCAGGCTGGTGAAATGGCGGGTGAACCCGGTCCAGCCATCAACTTCCATCAACAGATCGGTGATCCGGATCCGCGGAAACATTGCGCTTGCCTGATCGATCAGTGGCTGCGCGTGTTTTGGCACGATTGTCTCCAGCGGGGTGATTTTCACGCCCTTGTCCGTGACCATCACCCCGGGCAGTTCATCGCGGGAGGCGAGGTCGTTGACATGGTGCAGCCGTTCGTTGAGCAGGGCCAGCCGGTTCTGGAGATAGCTTTCGCCGCCGTCGGTCGTGACCAGAGGCAGCTTCCCGGTGGTTTTCATAACCGTGTAGTCAGGACCGGCAAGAAGGTAGTCATCGAAGTCACGGAATTGACGGGATCCGGTGACCCACAAGTCTCCGGAACGAAGCGCATTCTTTAGTTCCGCGAGGGCACAGAACTCGTAGAAGCCCCGGTCTATGCCGTTTTCCGTGAAGACCAGCGGCTTCCACCGGGGCCGGACGAACGAGGTGGGCGCATCGTCGGGGATTTTTCGGGCTCCGGCGGTGTTCAGGGTGCGGACGAGGTTGATTGCTGCCAGCAGGTCCTGTGCCGCCGGGGCCGCGTTGAGGTCAAGGACGGCAAGAAATGCCGGGGTGTAGCGGCGCAGGGTGGTGAAGTGGGCGCTGACGAGGGCGAGGGGGTCCTCGAGGGCCGGGCGGGTCAGTTCCTTGGCGTGGGCGATGCTTTCGGCCAGGGATTCCCAGCCGATGGCCGTTTCGATGGCGGCGAAGGGATCTTCGCCGTTTTCCTTGGCCTCAAAGAGGGCATCACCGAGCCTGGAATGGATGCGCATCATGGCGGCGACGGTGGAGCGGGATGCCAGGGTGGCCTGGTTTTGCTTGTTCTGTGCGGTCCGGATGAGCCGGCCGATGATCCGGTCGTGCAGATCGATGATTTCGTCGGTGACGGTGGCCATGCTTTCGGTGGCCATGGCGAAGAGGGTCGCGTACCGGCGTGCCGGTTCAAATCTGGCCAGATCCGCCGCGGTCATCGAGGCACCCTCCCGGGCAAGCTTCAGCAACCTGTTCCGATGAACCAGCCGTCCCGCAGCCCAGGGCAGCTCCAGCGCACGCCAGGTGGTGAGCCGGTCGATGTGCTCATTCATCGCCCGCGCGTTGGGTCGCAGCGGCGCCTGCCGCAGCCAACCGATTTCCGTCAGAGAACTATCGCGGCGGCGGCGCAGCAGCCCGTCGAGGCGTTGCCGGTGACCCACGGTCAGCTGCTCACCCAAAGTGAGGTAAATCCGCCTATTGGCCCTGGTCAGCGCCTGCGCACAGGCCTTTTCAATGACCCCGATCCCGGGCAACGCGACCTTCCTTGCCTGCAGGAAATCCCTCGCGCTTTCGACCAGGACCAGGCCCTTGTCCGTGTGCGCAGCCACAACACCCACATGCTCCACGAGCCAGCGGTAGTCCGCGATGCCGAACGCTGACATGCCCAGATACCCGCGGATCTCCCGTCCATGCTCCTGCCGCGTTTCCTCACGTGTTCCATACTCGTCCCAGGCATCAATGGAAACGCCCAGGCTGGAGGCCAGCCAGGCAATGAGTTCCGGCGGCACGTCGGTGTCGTCGGCCAGCCCGATGCCCGGGTGGCGCAGCAGACACAGCTGGACCGCAAAGCCCAGCCTGTTCGCGTCCCCGCGGCGTTGCCGGATCAACGACATATCCGCATCACTGAGCGTGTAGTGGGCTGCAAGGTCCTCTGTTTCAGCGGGCATTGCCAGGATTTGGCCGCGCTCGGCAGCCGTGAGCAAAGAACGCAGAGCCAACTCATGTCTCCTTTGCCGCTACGTTGCCGCCCCACGGGGTCAGCATCTGTACCTGCAGCAGCGGACGGCCACCGCTCATGGCTTCGCCAAGTGCCGGTAGATGGTGGGCCGGG
The window above is part of the Arthrobacter sp. FB24 genome. Proteins encoded here:
- a CDS encoding Tn3-like element ISArsp6 family transposase produces the protein MALRSLLTAAERGQILAMPAETEDLAAHYTLSDADMSLIRQRRGDANRLGFAVQLCLLRHPGIGLADDTDVPPELIAWLASSLGVSIDAWDEYGTREETRQEHGREIRGYLGMSAFGIADYRWLVEHVGVVAAHTDKGLVLVESARDFLQARKVALPGIGVIEKACAQALTRANRRIYLTLGEQLTVGHRQRLDGLLRRRRDSSLTEIGWLRQAPLRPNARAMNEHIDRLTTWRALELPWAAGRLVHRNRLLKLAREGASMTAADLARFEPARRYATLFAMATESMATVTDEIIDLHDRIIGRLIRTAQNKQNQATLASRSTVAAMMRIHSRLGDALFEAKENGEDPFAAIETAIGWESLAESIAHAKELTRPALEDPLALVSAHFTTLRRYTPAFLAVLDLNAAPAAQDLLAAINLVRTLNTAGARKIPDDAPTSFVRPRWKPLVFTENGIDRGFYEFCALAELKNALRSGDLWVTGSRQFRDFDDYLLAGPDYTVMKTTGKLPLVTTDGGESYLQNRLALLNERLHHVNDLASRDELPGVMVTDKGVKITPLETIVPKHAQPLIDQASAMFPRIRITDLLMEVDGWTGFTRHFTSLKSGQPSKDKQLLLTAILADGINLGLTKMAESCTGVSYAQLDRHQASYIRDETYSAALAELVNTQHGHPFAAQWGDGTTSSSDGQRFRASSKAESTGHVNPKYGAEPGRLIYTHISDQYSPFHSKLVNVGDRDATYVLDGLLYHESDLAIQEHYTDTAGFTDHLFALMHLLGYRFAPRIRNIGDTRLYTPTTDPGLATLAPLIGGTINTKMIALHWDEILRLAASIKTGTVTASLMMRKLGAYPRQNGLALALRELGRLERTLFLLDWLQNPGLRRKVTAGLNKGEARNTLARAVFFNRLGEIRDRSFEQQRYRASGLNLLTAAIILWNTVYLDRTITTLNKDGNATDPDLLRFLSPLGWEHINLTGDYTWPRANQIKPGKYRPLRRPAKP